The DNA sequence CAGCCGAATGATACGAAAAAAATAAAGCATAAAGATGCTATATAAAAgggaaagaaattattttttttgagttACGTCTGCTTCCCAATATCCAAATTACATAACGGCATAAGCACTTTTCCAGCCAACACAAGACCACAGTTTCAACCAAACATaaccggaaaaaaaaaaaaaaaaagagatagcCATTTATCGTCATCACAAGCAAAGATTAGTCAATGTAGGAGATGAGAAACCTCATATACATGGGAGGGTTTACAAATCTGAAGAAAAACTCATACAAATTAAGCAAAATAAatctgaagaaaattcatacagAACTAGCGAAACAAATCCGAAGAAAATTCATACAAATATGCAGAAAATTTAAACAAGTATTAGCAGATTTTACCAAATTACCTTCAAATTTCGTCTTTGCTGTGGATTGCAATCGATTGGCACGGAGAATTTGCGGTGGAGTTCTCTTCTGTTTATAGAGGGCAAAGCAAACGTGTGAGTTTAACGAGAGGCAAGTGAGCAGATATGGTTTAGTTGGTAGTAATAaatgtgggctcttttataaactataaaagtttggggtaatatttaaaaattttaaaaaaatgtaatggtcatgttttggcccaaaatcagcaattggggtgattttgggatttgggattttgtcaaaatatgggcaaaatttatggccaaatatatgtttgccaaataaatcccaaatttattttggcaaaactcATGGCCAAACGGGTCTTTAACAAATTTCCAAAATTCGTAAGACGAGAAAAAATAGTATACCTAATTCCCCACCTAAAAAAAggtttaaattaaaatatatgaaAAGAAAACAGAAAATCAAATATTTCCACTTGGCTGCCTCGTATCTACAGTATAGTCCCACGTAAAATCTCCTCACACAGATTCCTCAGAAAACGTACagagagaaaaaagaagagagagaCCTTACACATAAATTTCCCATTTTCTCTCTTTTGGTCTCTCTCCCTCTTTTCTCTTTCTGTTTAATTCTTTGGCAATTTTATAATCACCCATTTATTCAAGTAAGTTCATTTCCCTATCTCATGAATCACATCACCGTTTCTTGAATCTTTGATTCTCATTCTGATTCTGCTTCTGATTCTGCaaatttttaattcttttttatcTTGTTTTGATGGTAACTAAATTTCAAGATTGGATTTTTATGAGATTTGTGGGTTTATTATGCCTTGAAATTATTGTTACATGTGAGATAAATCCATTTCTTGGTTTGAATTATTGTGGGTATTTTGTGATTGGTTCAATGCTATTGATCTGCCAAATATTGTGGAATTCAAATTCTAGCTCTAACCCTTTTTTGGGTTTTTAGCTTCTTGTTCTTTTTTCATCTTGTTTGTGTATGTAATTTTAGTTTGAaaagaaagagttgaaagaaAGTTTGGATTTTGAAACTTTTCTGATTGGTATGCATTTGTTAATGAATGTTTGACTCAGTTCTTGTCATTGGATTAGTAAACTTTTAAAACTGTAAAATGAAGTAGAGTGGTCTAAGGTGTCGGATTTAGGCTCTGGCCCGAGAGGGCATGGATTCAGATCCCAGAGCTGTGATTGTTTGCTAAATTAATGTGCATTAGTACAAAATTAGACAAGATTAGCAACGATCACATTCGGAAGAATATGCTAATAGCACATTTAGAGAGTAAAAATAAGAGAAGGTCGCTTGACATGATTTATTCATGTCCTACATTGGCCTCTCAATGCTCCAATTTATAGGTGTGAAACAATGGTGATGGATCTGTTAAAGGGGATGAGGTATTAGGAAGTTATCTAGAAAGACCAACAATCTCTTGAAATACATGCAGATAGCACAAAAAGTGTGCGGTGGAAGAAAAGATAGATGTAGGCTATAGTCTTGTTAGAGATTTGTATGCCCGTAGAAAATGTAGAGAACCTCTAGTGCTAGAGAATCTACCCTTTTACATATTGCACTGATACGGGTCTGTATGGAGTTTACATAGTTGTGAGGGTTCATATAGTCGACTCGACCCCAACTAACTTGGGATTAATGCATTGTCGTTgttggaataaaatgagctataGCAATTAAGGTCATCTTTTCGCCTTTAAGAGTGTTTATTTCGAGACTGGAATGGTTGAAGGAGTAACCAAGGGTTGAGTCTTGTACTTGTTAAGAATCTTAAGATATCTCCTTTTGAGCATTATCTGTTCTCAGAGCATAATTTTGTAATGAAGGAGTTAGTCTAACTACCATCAGAGGGGTAGATTGATGTATGCATATATGATAGATTTCCATAATATATTGCAACAATTGTGAAACTAGAATGTGAGCTATGATTACAAAGTATAAGGTAAAAACTTTAAAGGATGATGACACTCATTTCTTAGATGAAGACAGGAATTAAAATAGGGTGACTGAATGCAGGCTTGCTATAGGAGTGTTATGCAATAAGAAGATACCTACCAAAATGAAAGGCAAGTTCTATAAAAACGTTGTGAGACAATGATGTTTTATAGGAGTGAAGCACTAAAATATCCACAGGATGATTGATGTAAAGATTTGAATGTTAAGATGGATGTGTAGTCATTTTTAATTAAACAAGATTTGAAATATCGCAACCTAGTGTGCGAGTAGAGATGATAACATAAAAACGATTGCCTAAAATGACTTGTTCCTATTTTGGCCTTCAAATGCTCTGGCGGATATGTTTGATATGACGCATGAAGCTATTACAAGAAGACAAGATAGACTTACAAAAACTTGGTATATAAGCAGAAAGGTAGAAGGGTGGGCCCATCATCTACCGATTTTCAAACCATGCGCCAATTGACCCTTAGAGATTTCTCTGTGATAAGAAAAGAGGACCTTATCTTATCCACACCCAAAAAAAAGAGGACAAGATAGACTTAAAATCTTATGGAAGAGAGTTGTTTCAAAGACTTAGAATCTCTCGGAATTCACGTAGATTTAGCTAAAAGGAGAACACACTGGAAGCAAAGGATCCATATAGGCGATACCAAGTAGTTGAGACTAAGGACcagtttggccatagattttgccaaaataaacttgggttttatttggcaaacacatgtttggccatagattttgcctatattttggcaaaatcccaaatcccaaaaccagctcaatagctggtttGGGGCCAAATCCCTAATAAGTTTTAGTTGTTCTTGTAAAACTTATATTCGAGTGTTGGTGTTTCCGAAGAGCTTTTTCAGTTTGGTTAGAGATTTTTTTATTAAGGATAATGGTGAGATTAGACAATAGTTTTAGAGGACCCCTAATTTGTCTTGAAAAACAAATTATTGGGCATTGAAAAGATACGGAAACACGAAAACCAAATAGACGATTCCATAGCCCTCATGGTGTTGTAAGTTGACATAGAGTTAGGTGAGCTCCTTTGCTGCACGGGCATGAGCTATGCCTAGAAGCAGTCATGATAATTTTGTTATTTAGTACATGGACTTCTATTTGCATACCTCAATATTTGGTGGTATGTCTGGAAACTCTCATGCAACTCTCTCATATCAGTGTCGTTCTTCAAGCTATTGGTAGAGACCACAAACAAGAGATCTTTCTCTCAAAGTTTCTCTTCTGTCTTGTAATTGCATTCTTTTTATCAGCATATAGAATATATGATTTACAACTAGCATCAAAGGTGCGGCTGCCATGTAAAAGTCCCTTTTTCTGTTCGATATAGCAGTCAATAGCCCATCTGCTCATACCAATGAAAGGGTTCATTTGGAGGAATTAATTTGGCCTTGGTTACAATTTTCACCACTTAGAGGGGAAACAAGGTCCAATTCAGGATTTCTTTTTGGATAGGGAGCTGATTTTTTTAATAGGGATTTAGGGAATatgtactttttttctttttgctgaTACGTAATGATTGTCAGCAGGAACAATAAAGTGGATATATTCGTTTTTGCCTTTGAAAGATATTTGAGAGGGTTGTGATTGCAGTTTTATGAGGCGTGTAAACATCATCGCTTCTCTCTCTCCATAATTGTTTGCTTAGAGATGGCTGATAAATGCCGCAGTTCTTTTTGCTCTATATTTCAGGTTCAAAAGAGCTCCAAAAGAGGTGTTTTACATTGAACAAGTTCTTCCTACCAGATCCTTATAGCACTTGTTTCATTGTGCTATGTGGAAATCCATTTCAAATGCCATCACAAGCTTCGGTCAGAAGAAGGATTCTGCTGCGCCCAGTCAAACTTGTCATGAATAttcagatgatgatgatgtctGTTCTAATGACAGCTCCGAGGAAGGACTAGAATGCCCAATATGTTGGGAGTCATTTAACATTGTCGAGAATGTTCCCTATGTATTATGGTGTGGCCACTCTCTTTGTAAGAATTGTCTGTTGGGACTTAAACCAGCTTCTGTGAAGATTTCCACTCAACAAGTCCAGATTCCATTATTCATTTCCTGCCCATGGTGCAATTTGCTGACACTTCGGTTGTTTTACCAGGGAAATCTCAAGTTTCCTAGCAAGAACTTCTTCCTCCTCTGGATGGTGGAAAGCAGAAATGGCGACAGGGTGACGTCTCCATCTGCCATTTACAGGGATCAAACTTCAGTTACCGGGAACCAGACTTCTGTCACGAACTGTAGGCGGACTCATCGTCTAGGCTCTTCAGTGTCTAGCGCTACTGGTCCTAGAACTAGCAATACAAGTGGTATCACTACAATGCAAAGGTCCCAGTTTTCTCTTCAGAAGTCCCTTGATTTCTTTTTCCGACTGACATCCAAGTTTCCGTTGGTTATTGTACTTCTTCTGGTTGTTATATTCGTGATACCTTCCAGTGTGGGCATCCTACTTCTATACCTGCTGATCACAATTCTCTTTGGACTTCCATCTTTGCTAGTATTATACTTCGCTTATCCTGCTCTGGATTGGTTGGTGAGAGAGATTACTGCTTGAAATGTAGCCGGTTCAATTTGTTTGAGAATTATTTCTTAGAGTTTCGAGTCTGTAATACAAATTACTGCTTGCACTAGTAAACAATGTCTCATCAGTTTGATCTTAGTCTTTATATCAAGAGATGTTGTAAATATTTGTTGGTTTTTCGTGGAAGTTAATGTtaattttccttgaaaatttgaATCTGCTGTTGTTATTGGACTTATGATACCGCGGTTCACAGCCTGATCCTTTCACATTCAATTTTTTCGACTATAACAGTATTGACTTGTGATGATCTTATGAAAGCTTATATACGGCTGAGTGTTGTGCCtcagtatatatatacatgtttTTCCCTGTAGAAAAGCTATCTCTAAAATTTTTACAGCTTTATTATGAAGGGTAGTATTTAAAAGCATAAACATGTTGCTGGCATTTTCCCAGTTGATCTGATCTTATTTGCCTTCTCTTTAACCTTAAGCTCTTCGTTTTCGCGATTTTGATCTGCTTGTTCTTTGGCTCCTCCTGCAATGCTTTCAATCCTTCCAACTTCATTGTTGAAATGTCGCATGGCTTTCGCCCTACGCCTGTTTAATTCGGCCTGTAATTTCATATTGTTTTTATTTGACAATATTTCAGCCTGTAATTCCATTCAGTGTGTTGGTAAATAAATGAATTCCAGCAGATTAACTATAACAAAAAATTTAAGATGGGAGTCTACCTCAATTCTCTCCAAATCTCTCTttgcctttttcttcttcttagtttCCCATTCCACAATTTCTGCTATGAGCTTCTTGTACCTGAAATTTTAGTAAAAGGGTAAAGAAGTAGGTCATATATAATAGAGCAaccaaaatcagcccatttcctGTTTTGAGGTTAGAGAATAGTATTATTGTTAACTCCTTGACTATGTTTATGTTGCAGCTAGAGGTGGTAAAATCAACCCATTTTCTAATAACCTGGCCAACTCGTCCAGGTTTTGATGGATTGGGCTATGACCCGCTTGTTGACTTGACTCAACAGGTTGAACCCGAGAACAAACCATCAAATTATTGGGTAAATATTGGTCAAATATTTGTGTAAATCGACGGGTCAAAATGCAATGTAAACCAAAATATACAAAATCAAATTTGGGGATTGAGAATTATGTAAATTTTGTGGTCCGACTCTTCTCCGTACCCCGCGCATAGTGGTAGCTTAATGCACCGGGTTGCCTTTGAGAATTATGTAAATTTGGAAGAACTAAAGCTAATAAGTTACGAAAAATACATTAGCTTGCACcaaatttttttctttctaaaaggCAAAATAAGAAAGGAGGGAAAGTTAATGAAAAGGGTATGAATGAAAGTTTGGAGACAACACCAAGATGTACACAGCCTTACCCTTACCATGGAAGGGCAAAGAGGTTGTTTACTATTGACCCTCGGCTAAAATGAAAGTTTTTAGTGTGATGTCAATTATAAGGCATCAGTTTAACAAAATACCTTTCTGTGATCTTCTCCATCTCTTCTTTCTCCCAAATATCTGCCTTAGAATTTCCACTTCCAAGCTTCATTGTATTTTGCCCTTTAGCCATGCCTGTTTGAGATGAAGATTGTCTAGTTGGCCGAACAGGAACCTCAGGAGCTTTGGGAGCTTTGCTTTGGTCTGGAAATGTTGAAGTTTTCTTCATTAATGGAACTCTTTTGGCCTTTTCAGATACTTCACTTTCATGTTTGGTATCTCCAAAAGTGGGTGTCTTTTTAATAGATGGAACTCTTTTGGCCTTTTCAGCAACTTCACTTTCAGGTTTGGTATCTCCAAAAGTTGGTTTCTTCTTAATAGATGGAACAGTGTTAAGTGGCTCTGGATTGATTGTTGCTGTCCTTATTGGCACACTTTTATCTGGAAGTTTTGGTCTTGGTTTTGAAACTTCATCTGATAAGATTCAATGTTAAGAAGAAAGTTATGTTACAAAGTAGTAATAAAGACCTATAAATTTAACTGTGTGAGACGGGGGATCAAATTCAACGTTAGGTTGTTACTTCACATCTGCTTTATTCTTGGTGGACAAAATTACCTAATACCTGTGTTGGTGGGAGGTAACGGGCTTACGATGAAGTATTAGAGGTTCGTACAAGTAGGCCCGCACACCACCATTATAcccccaaaaaaacaaaaaaaatggaaattttgcaagatttcttcctaCCTGAGAACTTTTCGGGCTTCTTAGGGATAATATCATCTGCTTTAGTCTTGGTAAAAGGTTTATCAGCTCCTCCACTATTTGTCCTTCTGTGGtctttttcactcttgtcttcgATTGATTTTACAGCAAATGCAGCTGCTGCCACTGCAGCTGGATAGTCAACACTATCGCTAGAATCATAATCGCGACTCATTGTTCTTATAAACTGTCTGTACAACCAGCTAGGTGCTCTTTTTGTCTCTGCCAAAAACAAAAACCAAACTTTTAGTATATTATTCAGAAGTTTTACTATTACAATGTTCTTGTTTTCCTAAGATTGAGATTTTGAGTCTAGGTTACTACCTTTAAAAGGTTGAGTTTTCTGTGGCGGTATTGTTCTATCTCTTGTGCTGCTGCTTCCTCCTTTCTCTTCTTCTCCTACACCGGAGAATCTCACCCTAGAACAGTATATTAATTGTAACGCGAAAAAGCTATATCTCTATGTTAGAATTTGAAGTTGACGTGTTACGTTACCTCATTTGCTTAAGCATATCCATTCTTTCTTTGTAATGAGGACCTTATTTTGATATCTCAAAGATTTGATAATAGTGAAATTTGAAGGAGAAGCACAGGAGAAAAAAGGAAGCTTTCTTTTTCAGTTTGATAAAAGCTGTGTTCTGCTTTTTGATATCTTTGAATGTACTTATTAAAGAAGATATCTTTGCATGCAAGGGTTGGTTTTGGATCTTGAAAACAAAGATATCAAGCATTCTTTTCTTCTGTTAAATGGTTTGCTTTTTCTTGAAGTGATTCAGATTCCTTTTATATAGATAAAAATTCCTTTATCAGAATCCcatagaagaaagaaagaaaacaaaactgAGAATGTAATATAAAGCAACTTACTAGAAAAATAAAACAAAGTATTAAGTTTGATCTGAAACTTCTCTAAACATGTTGATGAAAGGAATCTAACGTCTTTATCCTAATCTAAAACTAAATGAAATTTATAATTTATCTATGCACAAGCAGGAGCTTGGAACCCTC is a window from the Nicotiana tomentosiformis chromosome 10, ASM39032v3, whole genome shotgun sequence genome containing:
- the LOC104106069 gene encoding uncharacterized protein isoform X1; its protein translation is MDMLKQMRVRFSGVGEEEKGGSSSTRDRTIPPQKTQPFKETKRAPSWLYRQFIRTMSRDYDSSDSVDYPAAVAAAAFAVKSIEDKSEKDHRRTNSGGADKPFTKTKADDIIPKKPEKFSDEVSKPRPKLPDKSVPIRTATINPEPLNTVPSIKKKPTFGDTKPESEVAEKAKRVPSIKKTPTFGDTKHESEVSEKAKRVPLMKKTSTFPDQSKAPKAPEVPVRPTRQSSSQTGMAKGQNTMKLGSGNSKADIWEKEEMEKITERYKKLIAEIVEWETKKKKKAKRDLERIEAEILSNKNNMKLQAELNRRRAKAMRHFNNEVGRIESIAGGAKEQADQNRENEELKVKEKANKIRSTGKMPATCLCF
- the LOC104106069 gene encoding uncharacterized protein isoform X3; its protein translation is MSRDYDSSDSVDYPAAVAAAAFAVKSIEDKSEKDHRRTNSGGADKPFTKTKADDIIPKKPEKFSDEVSKPRPKLPDKSVPIRTATINPEPLNTVPSIKKKPTFGDTKPESEVAEKAKRVPSIKKTPTFGDTKHESEVSEKAKRVPLMKKTSTFPDQSKAPKAPEVPVRPTRQSSSQTGMAKGQNTMKLGSGNSKADIWEKEEMEKITERYKKLIAEIVEWETKKKKKAKRDLERIEAEILSNKNNMKLQAELNRRRAKAMRHFNNEVGRIESIAGGAKEQADQNRENEELKVKEKANKIRSTGKMPATCLCF
- the LOC104106071 gene encoding uncharacterized protein — encoded protein: MWKSISNAITSFGQKKDSAAPSQTCHEYSDDDDVCSNDSSEEGLECPICWESFNIVENVPYVLWCGHSLCKNCLLGLKPASVKISTQQVQIPLFISCPWCNLLTLRLFYQGNLKFPSKNFFLLWMVESRNGDRVTSPSAIYRDQTSVTGNQTSVTNCRRTHRLGSSVSSATGPRTSNTSGITTMQRSQFSLQKSLDFFFRLTSKFPLVIVLLLVVIFVIPSSVGILLLYLLITILFGLPSLLVLYFAYPALDWLVREITA
- the LOC104106069 gene encoding uncharacterized protein At3g61260-like isoform X2, with product MDMLKQMRVRFSGVGEEEKGGSSSTRDRTIPPQKTQPFKETKRAPSWLYRQFIRTMSRDYDSSDSVDYPAAVAAAAFAVKSIEDKSEKDHRRTNSGGADKPFTKTKADDIIPKKPEKFSDEVSKPRPKLPDKSVPIRTATINPEPLNTVPSIKKKPTFGDTKPESEVAEKAKRVPSIKKTPTFGDTKHESEVSEKAKRVPLMKKTSTFPDQSKAPKAPEVPVRPTRQSSSQTGMAKGQNTMKLGSGNSKADIWEKEEMEKITERYKKLIAEIVEWETKKKKKAKRDLERIEAELNRRRAKAMRHFNNEVGRIESIAGGAKEQADQNRENEELKVKEKANKIRSTGKMPATCLCF